Part of the Sporosarcina sp. FSL K6-2383 genome is shown below.
AATCAAGGCTTAACAAAGGATGACATTACGCATTTCGTCGCACACCCTGGCGGTAAAAAAGTACTCGAAGCGTATGAGCAAGCATTGGCATTTGATTCAACCAAGACTGTGGTATCCCGACAGGTATTACGCGAAAATGGCAATATGTCTTCTCCAACCATCCTATATGTGCTGGAGAAATTCATGGAACAAGATCCTATTGCTGGTGACTACGGACTAATGGCTGCACTCGGACCCGGATTTTGCGGTGAACTGTTGTTACTGAAATGGGAATGAGGTGGTTCGTGAATGATGTTTTCGACTATCATTTCGATCGTTATCCTGCAGCGACTGATTGAGCTCCTTATCGCAAGACGCAATGAAAAGTGGATGCTTGCACAGGGAGCATTTGAAGTTGGTACAGCTCATTATCCAATGATGGTTACGATGCATATAGCGTTTTTTGTCTCCTTTTTGTTAGAGGTTATGATTTTTGAGCGAGTTCTTTCTCCTATTTGGATTGTGTTACTCGGCATTTTTTTATTGGCGCAGACGGCACGAATCTGGTGTCTGCTGTCACTCGGCAAGTTTTGGAATACGAAAATTATTGTTTTGCCAGGTGCTGATGTCGTACGCCGAGGCCCCTATCGGTGGGTGCGACATCCGAATTATATGATTGTCACCATTGAGTTGCTCATACTCCCCCTATTGTTTGGCGCGTATTTTACAGCTGTTTTGTTTACGTTACTGAATGTCTGGATGCTATCTGTACGGATTCCAGCAGAGGAAAAGGCATTGAAGGAAGCGACGAATTATCGGGAGACGTTTTCATTGGAGTGAATGACGGGTTGCAGGACTGTCATGGTAATTTGAAGAACTGTCATGGCAATTTGGGTAACTCTAATGGCAATCGACAAAACTGTCAGGGCCATTTAGGAAACTGTAAGGACGCAGACAAACTGTCAGGGCAATTCGGTAACTCTAATAACAATCTACAGAACTGCTAGGGCAATTCGCATAACTCTAATGACAATCTGCAGAACTGTCATGGCAATTCCGATAACTCTAATGACAATCTGCAGAACTGTCAGGGCAATTCCGATAACTCTAATGGCAACCTGCAAAACTGTCAGGGCAATTCCGATAAACTGTAAGGACAAAAAAGCTTCCCCGTCATATCAAGACTGACGGGGAAGCCTCGCCTTCATTTCACCTACTAACTCAGCGCTCCACCGATTCTCCATCCGTATACGTCAACGTCTTCCCTAAAAATCCGAACAACACCGTCAAAATTGGTGACAGCAGACAGAAGAATGCAAACGGTAAATACTCCATCGTCGAAACGCCCAACATACCCGTGATAAAAATTCCACACACGCTCCACGGCACTAATGGATTCACAACCGTACCCGCATCTTCCATCACCCGACTCAAGTTTTTCCCCGTCAGTCCTACTTTTTCATACTGCGACTGAAAAGCCTGCCCTGTCAATAAAATCGACAAGTACTGCTCGCCAATTAGCACATTTATACTAATCGCCGTTAACGCAGATGCCGCAATAACCGAGGACACTTTCTTCAATAGCCCCTCAACCATCGCCAACAAGCATTGCACAATACCAAGTTTAAATAATAATCCGCCCATACTTAGCGCAAGTAGCACTAAACCAATCGTAAACATCATACTTTCCATACCACCACGCGTCAGCAATGCATCAATTTCTTCAATGCCGGTCGTTGACACGAATCCGTTGAATAAAATACTAAACACTTCGGAAGCACCATAACTATGATGAAAATAAGAAATTGCGACCGCACTAGCCGAGCTCAGCGCCAATGTCATCAATGCAGGTACTTTCAGAATCGTTAACACAAACAGCAAAACAAGCGGTAAAATCGTGTACCAGTGGATCATCCCTGTCGCCAATAACCCATCCTGGAACGAGTTGATTTTATCGACTTCCGCCACTTTAACGCTTGGTGACAAAATGCCGAAGAATATTAATGACAGAACAAACGCTGGTATCGTCGTCCACCCCATGTTGCGAATATGCTCAAACAAATCGACACCAACAATCGAAGATGCCAAATTGGTCGTATCAGACAACGGCGACATTTTATCGCCAAAAAAGGCTCCTGACACAATGGCTCCAGCTGTTATCGCTAACGATAAATCGAGTACACTTGCCATTCCGATAAACGCAACACCAACCGTCGCCACCGTTGTCAATGAACTACCGATTGAAATTCCAACAATCGCTGTCACCACAAACACAACAGCAAAGAAAAAGGACGGTGTAATCAAATTAAAACCTGAGTAAATCAGCGTCGGAATCGTCCCAGCCATAATCCAACTACTCACCAGCATACCTATGAAGAAAAACAAGAAAACAGCACTCATCCCTGCCCCTGCACCTTCAACTAAACCTCTCTCAATCCTGCTGTATGAAACTTTTTTAATAAGACCATAACAAATTAATAACAAAATCGAAAACAAAATTGGTAAATGTGGAACTGCATCAAATTTAACAAGACTAACACTGATCATAATTATTATTGTCGTTACTAATACAATTGCCTCTACCAATGTTGGCGAAATAACTGCCTTTATTTTAAACATGGTGAAATTCCTCCTCAATGATTGCGAACAATGGAACGCAGTCTAAAAGCGCCACGTCCTGTGGCAACGACTGCATGACCTACTTCCTGTAGGCCCAAACAAATACAAAAAACCCCTACCATCCCTTGGAAAGGGACGAAGGAGTTCTCCGCGTTACCACCCTAATTGATGAATCGATGCTAGATCGACCATCCACTTCATGCCAAATTGAGAAAAACCGATGGCGTACTTCATCATGATTGCTGCCTGAATTCACACCTGCCATTCAGTCTCTTGTTGCTGCTCACAATCTGACTACTGTACCATCTCTCATAGATTTATAATTTTTTCAACTTTTGAATAGCGGTAAACAGTCTAAATGCGCGACATCCTGCCGGCACGTAAAAGTTAATTGATTTGAATCTTACCATGTCTATAAAGGAAGTCAAGTTTTTTATTCAGTCTGAAAACATGCACTTTTTCAATAAAAAGTGACGCGAATTTCTATTTTCCCTCCGGATACGTCTGACTATCAAAGCCACGCTCCGTCACATAATCCTCCAGTGTCCAAATACCAATACCCGCTTTTTTCGCCTTTTCCTGCGCTTTTTCAAACGCATCGAGATGACGCGTATTCGGTGGATAGACGTAGCCTACTCGGGCCAATCCTTCTTCCAATAACTTCTCTTGAATGCTCACACCGTCAATATAAATATATGCTAGTAATCTTCCATACTTATCGACCCGTTCACCAATATCAAATTCAATTTCGAGCTTTCCGCTATTCATCAGCTCCATATTTCGCTCCTTCGCTTGCTGACCGAAAGGCTGCTTGCCAAGCTGAGCATGATTCGTTTCAGGCGTATCAATCAGCAAATAACGAACATTTTGCTCCTTGCCCTCATACTTGATTTTAATCGTATCGCCGTCAATCGTTTTCACCAGCTCTACTGGAATCAAACCAGATCGACTTGGCATTTCTTCCTCTTCTGCAAATAATTCAGGGAAATAAATAGCAGCAATTGCAACGACAATAACTATCGCTATTGATTTTATTATATTATTTTTCTTAGCTTTTTTAGCCATTTTATTCATCCTTTTTTAATTAAATACTATACGATTACATAGCCGATTGTTGCGAGTACCAGCCCGCCGCCATAGGTCAACAGTAAGTAACGGACAGCATGATTCTTTTCACCATTACTCCACAACTCAATCAGCTCTTTATTTAACGTAGAAAATGTCGTGAGTGCACCTGCAAGACCTGATGCTAACAATAATGTTAAACCTCTTGATAATTCCAGCCCAAATACGAGACCAATCAACAATGCACCGATTAGATTGACAGCCAATGTACCACTAGGAATGCCGGCAGAATGATTCTTCTTTTTCGCCAGACCATACCGAATAACAGCGCCAAGAAATCCGCCTGTGCCCACCATAACCATTTCGAGAAAAGTCATACCCGCACCTTCCTATCACCGAGATAAAACCCGAATATCCCAGCTGCAAGTCCCCCGATTATACTAAGGACAACGTACAACATAGCCATCGCAAGTTGTCCATTTTCTACCATCAACACGGTTTCCATACTTAATGCAGAAAATGTTGTGAATGAACCTAAAAAGCCCGTCGTCACTGCATCATACAGTTGTCGATTGGCACTAATTTTACGCAGAGTCCCTGCAACAATAAAACACAACGCAAACGTTCCTACAAGATTAACCACAAGTGTCGCTATCGGAAATCCCGATTCGCTGTGGATAAATTGCCCTACTACTATCCGCGTGACTGCACCTAAAGATCCCGCTAAACCAATCCATAGAATATGCTTCATAGCGTCACCTTTTCAAGTATTCGAAGAGAAAGGACTGTCTCTAAGTCGAGTCGTTTTTCCATATCTGCAAATTGAATGATTAGCTCATTGCCATCACGCGCAACAATCTCACCAAGTCCAAACACACGATGCTTAACTGCAACTCCAATAATGAGTTCATCCCTGTCGTTAATACCATTTGGATTCACTGGAATCGATGCCTTCGACGCTTTCACTGACGTAGGCTCATTCCCCACTTTGCTCGGCTTCAACAGCAGTCCCCGCACTTCATTCAAAAATCTAGAATCCTCTTTCGCTTTCCCTTCGTCCTGACCATATGACAGCAACTCAAGACGTTCCTTCGCACGTGTCATGCCTACGTAAAAGAGTCGACGGGCTTCTTCCAACGTCGCTGTATTTCCCTCATCTTCCTCTGATGGAATGATACCCTTTACTAAATCTATCATGAAAACACGTCGAAATTCGAGCCCTTTCGCACTGTGAAACGTCGATAATGTCACCGCATTTTCAACTGGCTGAAACTTTGCTTGTTGCACAGCCTGTTCGAGCTCTTTCAATTGATTCGCAAATTCTACCATTGTCCGTAACTGAGATGCAATCCCCTCGAGTGTATCGAGAATACCTAACAAATGATCAAAACGATAGCCAAACTTTTCCGCCCTACTTTTCAATGCCGCCTCGTAGCCGAAATCATTGCGAATCAGCTGAATCACCCGCTCCGGGCGCATATCAGGAATGACAGCATAGCCCTTTTTGTAATCCTTCAGCTTCTTCACTTGGCTTTCTTTCAAATCAACCGTTTGAATAAGAGCATCAAAAACATTCCCCGTTGTCCCGGTATTTTCAAATATCGTCAGCATACTTCGTGAGATAAATAAATTCATTTTCATCACGATTTTAGTAAAAATATCTTTGCGTTCCATATTAAAACTCAGTCGCATAAAATTCAAAATATCCTCTACAATCCAGTGGGTGAAAAACTTGTCATCTGCGTCTTTCATATAAAAAGGAATGCCCCGCCGATGCAATTCATTGACATACAACGTCGATGAGGAGTTATTACGAAATAGAATTGCAATCTCGTTCAAGTTACTTTCCCCCAGCAATTCATACGTCACATATTCAAGCTGGCGCTTCGGATCATCCAGCTTCCGTATATAAATGGGCTCCTTTGCCTCATTTTTCGTATGCATGTCCTTCGGATAACGCTTCTCGTTCCGCTTGATAAACTTTGAGGTCAACTCAACAATTTCTTTGGATGAACGATAATTCCGTTCCATCATTAGCACCTTTGCATCCGGATAGACTTTCTTAAAATCTAACAAATAATCCGGCTCCGCACCTCGCCATGTGTATATGGACTGATCATCGTCCGCGACAACACAAAGATTGCCATGATGCGCCACCAAATGTTCCACAATCCTGTGCTGAACAAGCGACGTATCCTGGCTTTCATCTGTCAATAAATAATCATAGAGATTGCGAAAGCGCTCAGCTAACTGCTCATCTTGTCGTAGCCCTTGTTCTGCAATCGTCAGCATATCGTCAAAATCGAGTAATAAATGTCCCTGTGTCTGTGATTTATATTGCTCATATTTGTACGCCATACGCCCCGCCTTTTCGACTGGCCCTTTTAAATCCTCCCATTGTTCAAGCGGAATCATACTGTTTTTAATGGAGCTAATAAACGTTGACAAAGAGGACAACTCATCATCCGTACAATCCTCTTTCAACACTTCTTTATAAATTCCTTTCAACAGAAAAGCCTTATTCACCGACTGTCGCCCTTTTCCACCACCTTCAATCAATTCGAAAGTGGTACCAATTGCTGTCAAATAACTACGCGCAATCGTAAATGCCAAACTATGAATCGTAGAAAAATCAATTGGCTCTTTATCAGGAAAAAACCGGCTAAATCGCTCCGTCATATCACGCGCAGATGCCCGGCTAAAAGTTATGGCCTTAATACGTTTCGGATCCACATTCTTTTCTTCAATTAAATAACCAATTCGCATAATCATCGTCGTCGTTTTCCCCGACCCGGGACAAGCCAACAATAGCAGCGGTCCTTCCGTTTGCAGCACCGCTTGCTTTTGTACATCATTCAACTCTATATTCAATTGTTGCTTTTTTCGTTCGAAAAAATCGGTCATCATTTTGTAACTCCTTCTACATCACACTGCTCTTAATTTACCATACGAACGCTCATTTGTAGAGTTGATAGCTATTTATCACCGTCTTGGTGCTCGTTATCACCGATTCCAAGCATAAAAAAACCTCTACATTAACGCTTGTAGGGGTTCCTGATTATTTTATATGCCATTCCTCACGCAACAACGAAAACACCAGCGCATCATGAGATTGTCCATTCTGGAACAGATAACTTCGCAACTTGCCTTCTTCCATAAATCCTTGCTTCTTCAAAAGCCCTATAGATGCCTCATTTGCTGGAAATGTAACAGCTCCGATTCGTTGAAGGTCTAGCTCTTCAAACGCATAGTCCAAAACCGCTTGCAATGCTTCAGATGTTATGCCACTTCTCCAGAAATCAGGATGTATTTCAAATCCGACTTCAGCTTTTTTCATACCGATAGCCAAATTATTCAATCCAATCGTGCCAACAAATCGATTCGATTGATTATTGATAATCGCCCAACGCATGCCTTTTTTTATATCAAAATTGTTCTTAAAATGCTGTACAATATTTTCAGCCTGTGCCAGCTCTTGGAATGGATCCATCCCATAATACCTCACCACTTCGGGATTCGATAAAATTTCAAAAATCGCTGGCGCGTGCTCCACTTGTGCTTCAGTTAAACGCAATCGCGTTGTTAGTAATGTTGGAAATGTCACAGTACTCTCCCCTTCCGTCCATTCTCCACTGCATCCGCCAACACTAACGGATTGCATTGCTCCACATACATATCCTCTGCCGGAAAATATCGCTGCTCATAATGACGAATAATATCCTCGCTGCCTCCAATATAACCATCCCTATCCAAAGCGCGCGCCATCCTCATCTCCCGATCTGTTTCAAGATAAATAACCTTATCGAAGTACGCCCTTAACTCAGGACGTTGTAGAAAAATCCCTTCAACAATTACCGTTGTGCCAATCGGTATATCAAATGTCTGCTTTCGATAACTATCCGCTGGCTTATCATATAACTCGATAGTGTCATACACAGCTAACCCACTACACACAGGCTCTAACAGTTTTTCAATCAAATAATCATAGCGCCATTGCACATAGTAATAACAATACCATTCTTCAAACTGATCATTATAGCGAATCGCGCGTGTATGAATAAAATCATCCAGATGAATGACAATTGCGTCTTTCAGCTGGCATTGCAAATCCAGTGCGTATGTCGTTTTCCCAGATCCACCAAGGCCATCAATACCAATAAGTAAAGAACGTTTTTCCATCATTTCGGAATCCCGATATCGCGTAGCGGATAAAACTTAAATGTCACAGCACCAACGACAGACTTCTCATCAATGACACCAAGCTCCCGACTATCTGTGCTATGTCTTCTATTATCCCCCAAGACATATAAATGACCTTCTGGCACTTCAACTGTAAAATCCTGTGTAAGCTTCTGTCCTTCGAACACCTTTTCTTTATTCGCTTGAATATAATCCTCCTCATATTCCACGCCATTAATGGACAGCTTGTCATCCTTCATGACAACGACATCCCCTGGCAGTCCAATGACTCTTTTGATGAAATCTTCCTCAGAGTTCGGTGCGTGGAAAACAATCATGTCAAAACGATTGATTTTATGAATTTTTGAAATGACGATTTTATTTGCATTTTCAAAGGTTGGCTCCATTGATTGTCCCGATACGATAACCGGTGTAAATAGAAATTGACGAATTACAATGGCGATAACAAACGCAACGGCTAGCGATTGTATCCATGAAATCAGTTCACGTTTGCTTTTTTCCTTCAAATCAGTTCCCCCGTTCATACTACGTCTATTATTTTCTATACATACTGTATTCTATTCTCATCCCTATGACTCCTGCTCTTCTAAAAAGGTTCCCTCAAAAAAAGTGCCTCCGATTTCACGAAGGCACTTCTCTATTCATGAAGTTATAATTTGAACTGACTAATTGCTGTATGCAAATGATCACTCAGCTCTGACAATGTATCTGCAGCTTATGTCACTTCACGAATAGCCCGTTGTTGTTCGTCTGCATAACAGTTTCTTTATGTGAATCAAATTCTATTCGTCAGGACTAAATGCTTTGTACAATTATATAAACTGCACATATTTTCATCATCGCGTAGCTCAACAACCGTGAGCGATGTATTATCCATCTTTTCTCCTAGCTTCTCACCTGGCACAAGTGCACCGACCAATCGTTTGATGAATCCTCCATGACTGACAACGAGTACACGCTGCCCCGCATGAGTCACTTTCATATCTTCAACAAATGCCATTCCCCGCGAAATAATGTCCTCATTTGGTTCAACACCAAGCTCCATCTCTCTCCATGTTGGACCCCATTTTTCAAGCCGTTCCACTTCCGTCGTTCCTTCAATTTGACCACCACCGAATTCACGCAGTCGATTGTCCTCTAGTAGTTTAATAGCGGGCTTACCCTCCGCAATAATTTCCGCCGTCTTTTTCGCACGGATTAAAGGACTCGTATAAATAACATCCCATTGCTCCCCAACAATCCTTTTCGCCACATGCTCCGCCATTTCAATCCCTTCTTCATCAAGAGGAATATCTGAACTCCCCTGTGCTCGTCCTTCTTTATTCCAAGCTGTAACACCATGTCGCACAAATCCAATTGTCGTCAAATGAAACACTCCTTAATTTAATCCATAAAAAAGCCTTGCCTCGGCTTTTCCTAGACGATATAGCCAAGTGATCTCAACACATTATTCATAAATGCCTCTGTATAGAGATAAACTTCCTCGCGTTCAGGCTCCTGAAATACATCATGATAGAGATGCTTCCATTCTTTATATTGAAACTCGGAAAGATTTTGGTGAATCAACCACTTCTTCGTCTGTGAAGAATCAGCTATTTTATCGCTCCCTGCGATATGGACAAGTATTGGCACATTATGAATCGTCCCCTCATACTGTGCCACAGCTTTCATAAAGGTTTGCAAATCCTTATACCAGCTAGCTCTCGCAACGGAGTTATAGTGTCGATCCTGATGAGCCTCTACATATAAGTCATAGTTACGCGTCAGCAATTCAATGCTAATGTCATGATTGATTTTCATAGACGAAGTCAATTTTGACAACACCGTCGAAAACTTCGGTGGCTGATGCTTAAGCGCTAACCAAGGAGAACTGAATATAAATCCAGCACACTCAATTTTCTTTGCTTGAATCATGCGCATCACAATCGTCGCACCAAGTCCATGCCCCATGACGAATAACGGCAAACTATCATCCAACCCAACTTCAACTAACTTCTTCACATAAGTGACATAAGCATCAAAGGATTCATCATGAATCCTTTTCCCTTCAGCCCCATGCCCAGGCAAATCGCCTGTCACAACATGAAAACCAGCACTTCTAAATTTTTGTATAAGCCATGCGTACCGACTATGATGTTCATACGCATTATGGACAATGGCTACGACAGCTTTCGGCTGCCCCTCCGCCTCCCATTTCCACATGGACATCATCTCCTTATCTATTCAATAAATTACGCCTTGGCGTAATTACGTCCAAATTTTGAATTATGCAAGGCACAATTAACTCCTTTCAAAATTTGTGACATCCGCCGGCCGACAAAAACGCCACGTCCTGTGGCATTGTCGGCACTAGTACTTCCTGTACGTCGAAGACTTTATGTTCATTCATCAGGCATTTGAAAACCTGATGAATGAACATAAACATAATCTTTGTTAAGATAATTATACACGATAGAGAGAAAAGAGGAGAACACTATGATTTACCCATTTCATGATAAAAAACCAGTTATCGATCCATCCGTTTTCATCGCAGATTATACAACGATCACAGGAGATGTCACAATTGGTCCAGAATCGACCATTTGGTTCAATACAGTCATTCGCGGTGACGTCTCACCCACAATTATCGGACGCAAGGTCAATATTCAAGATCTATGCTGCCTTCATCAAAGTCCACAATTCCCACTCATTCTAGAAGATGAAGTCACCATTGGTCACCAAGTAACGCTACATAGCTGCACTGTCAAAAAAGGTGCATTGATTGGCATGGGTTCTATTGTTTTAGACGGAGCGGAAATCGGAGAAGGAGCATTCATCGGAGCGGGTAGTTTAGTTCCACCAGGTAAGAAAATTCCGGCGAATTCACTGGCATTCGGTTCCCCCGTTAAAGTCGTGCGTGAACTAAACGACGAGGATCGCAAGGATATGGAACGTATTGTCCGTGAGTATGCTGAAAAAGGGCAGTATTATAAAGGGTTGCAGAAATGACAAAAGAGCCGTCCGTGATTGGATGGCTCTTACTTTTTGATAATTAATAAAACGACTAAAGCAATTAGCACGATGAATACTACAACACTTAATATTAAAATTAACCCAAGTAAGCCAATACTCGTCATTAAATCACCTTCTTATTTTAAGCTCTCTTTCTGTGGCCAACTCATAATTCAGATATAGTCTTAGGTTTATACATGATTAGTGACATACCAATAACTATACAAATCAAACCACCTAAACCACTTGTAACACTTGAAAATTGTTCTGGATAATAGACATGGCCTAATCCTAATACAATAACAAAAATCCAACCTATACTATTTAATGTAGTCAGCTTTGTTTTTTTATAGTAAAAGACAAATGTGGAAATGAAAATGCCTAGGAAAATACCAATACTTATAATAATTTTACTATCTGTTGTAGTAAATAGTATTGAAGCAAAAACCATAGCTACCATTAAAGTCAAAACAGCACGTATGATTTTATCCACTTAAGATCGCCTCCTTATTATCTTTCGTAAAGGTTGTATTTACTCTACGAAAGATAATTAAGAATAGTTTCGTTTGTAGGACAAATGAATACTATAATCCTACTTCGTCAATTTAGAGGTCCAATTAATTCTTTAAAAAAAGATGTCACTCAAACAATCGCATTAATTCAAACAAATATGTTTGTTTAAATTTTGACGATTGTACGAGTGACTAGCATCTCATCTCAAGGTATTAGACAGATACAGGCGACTCATATATTTTGATTGATATATTCCTAAATACAAAATCAGCAGTGCCAAAAATAATGCGATAGGAATTAATGCATTATTTTTGGCACGTTTGCAAGCAAACCGAAAATTACGCAAAATGTAGCCAGAAGCAGTAAAAAATTAATATTTTTTTAAGACGTCATGATACCTCATTGTTTTATCTTTATTGTAGTATCATCTCATCCATCGTATAGCTTACTAGATTAATGTTACTGATGTTTCCAATTATCGACGATTGAGTGCTTTGAGTTAATACTGCTGCCATAGTGGCAGATAGCCATACAATCAATAGTACCGTCTTAAGAACTTTCTTGAATTATTATTCCCCCTTAAATAGTAAGTGTATTTCAATTAACCTTCTCTTCCAAATTCATAAACCATTCGACACAGTGGCGTGTTTGGTTTAAATTTTGTGACCTACCTACGTGTTAAGCCTTGTATTTCTACTTTTGATGAGCACTCACCTATAAGATTAACATAGAAATACGGATTAGAAACCGCAAAATTCCCGCAATAATTTGCAAAAAGCATTGCGGATATCCGCAATTTTCGTTGCGGGTTTCCGCAATGTTTTCCCCAAATACAACGATGAATGTTATTTAGTCTTTGCTACTATTATTCCATTCTCTTGCCTTTACGACGGCTGCTGTTCTTGAATCCACCTCTAACTTTTGACTAAAAATGTAACAGTCACTCAAACAAACACGTTAATCTAAACAAACATATTTGTTCGAGTTTTCACGATTGAATGAGTGACTGTGGTCGCCATATTTAAAGGGTCAACCGAAATAGTGGAAAGAAAATGGCTTGTAAAATTACTCTACAAGCCACTAAATAAAGTGAAAGCAATTTCCCTCCAACAAGTAGAAAATGTTGTTGAGAAATATCCACTAGTCGGTACATTAATTCACTTGGTTTGGCGTTTCAAAGAGATTCTCCAATCGGGAGATAAAAAGTTGTTACATACATGGATCACATAGGCTGCGATGCTCCCCTATAACAACGGATTAGCTGAAGGCAGCGCAAATAAATTAAAAACCATCAAACGTATCATGTATGGCAGAAACAGTTTTGAACTTCTACGAAATAAACTATTATTGCTTGAATCTCGTAAATTCAACTAAGGCTGGAAAGAACCGGTTTGACGCTTACCCTGTAAGGAAGAAAGTGTGCCCATAAAATCGCGGTTTTCGGCAATAAATCTGTCATCAACGAGCTGGTGTTGGATCACCCATCAGGGCAGAATTTCTGATCCTCAGAAGTCAATAGATTTATCTAGAGATGACTGTGCGATGTGGCAGTATACCTTTGATGTGAAAGTGAAAGCCTTTCAATGTGGATCGTAAGAGGGATTCCGTTCTTGCCCTTACGTGGATGTCTATTTATGTACACATTCTTTCGAACGGTTAATTACGAATTTCATCATCTAAAAACTGAATTATAAATGATGATTCTTCAGTAGACATTTTCTTCTTATTACCTTTATACATGATGGAATCTTTAGAGACACCTATAGGATTATTCGCGTGTTTTCCATTATTGATGATATAAATATAATAGAGAGGCTTATCTATAACTTCATCTGCACTAGTTTTGTTAGATTTTAATTTTATCAAGAAAGAGGAAATCTTTTCAATACCAACCGTATCATCAATCACTACGTTTTCATTAGTGAGAATATCAAGAATTTCTATATGAGCAATATTATTGGGGTTAATGTCCTCTTCCGTGAATAAAACCTGACTCTTGTTTGATTGTGTGTATATAAAATAAAGTAAAAATAAAATAAAAATAATCAATATAACATTCCTTAAATTTCTCACTCTCATATAAACACCGCCTTATCCTTTTTTTAAAAATAATAATTAAAGAATCCTAATCGGTATTGAATTAGGATTCTAATTTTGAGTTGTCATATCTTTTCTAAATACCGGACTTATATTATTAATAG
Proteins encoded:
- a CDS encoding alpha/beta hydrolase, producing the protein MWKWEAEGQPKAVVAIVHNAYEHHSRYAWLIQKFRSAGFHVVTGDLPGHGAEGKRIHDESFDAYVTYVKKLVEVGLDDSLPLFVMGHGLGATIVMRMIQAKKIECAGFIFSSPWLALKHQPPKFSTVLSKLTSSMKINHDISIELLTRNYDLYVEAHQDRHYNSVARASWYKDLQTFMKAVAQYEGTIHNVPILVHIAGSDKIADSSQTKKWLIHQNLSEFQYKEWKHLYHDVFQEPEREEVYLYTEAFMNNVLRSLGYIV
- the lepB gene encoding signal peptidase I, which codes for MKEKSKRELISWIQSLAVAFVIAIVIRQFLFTPVIVSGQSMEPTFENANKIVISKIHKINRFDMIVFHAPNSEEDFIKRVIGLPGDVVVMKDDKLSINGVEYEEDYIQANKEKVFEGQKLTQDFTVEVPEGHLYVLGDNRRHSTDSRELGVIDEKSVVGAVTFKFYPLRDIGIPK
- a CDS encoding histidine phosphatase family protein, whose protein sequence is MFHLTTIGFVRHGVTAWNKEGRAQGSSDIPLDEEGIEMAEHVAKRIVGEQWDVIYTSPLIRAKKTAEIIAEGKPAIKLLEDNRLREFGGGQIEGTTEVERLEKWGPTWREMELGVEPNEDIISRGMAFVEDMKVTHAGQRVLVVSHGGFIKRLVGALVPGEKLGEKMDNTSLTVVELRDDENMCSLYNCTKHLVLTNRI
- a CDS encoding gamma carbonic anhydrase family protein, with the protein product MIYPFHDKKPVIDPSVFIADYTTITGDVTIGPESTIWFNTVIRGDVSPTIIGRKVNIQDLCCLHQSPQFPLILEDEVTIGHQVTLHSCTVKKGALIGMGSIVLDGAEIGEGAFIGAGSLVPPGKKIPANSLAFGSPVKVVRELNDEDRKDMERIVREYAEKGQYYKGLQK
- a CDS encoding uridine kinase is translated as MMEKRSLLIGIDGLGGSGKTTYALDLQCQLKDAIVIHLDDFIHTRAIRYNDQFEEWYCYYYVQWRYDYLIEKLLEPVCSGLAVYDTIELYDKPADSYRKQTFDIPIGTTVIVEGIFLQRPELRAYFDKVIYLETDREMRMARALDRDGYIGGSEDIIRHYEQRYFPAEDMYVEQCNPLVLADAVENGRKGRVL